Proteins encoded within one genomic window of Panicum virgatum strain AP13 chromosome 1N, P.virgatum_v5, whole genome shotgun sequence:
- the LOC120653479 gene encoding uncharacterized protein LOC120653479 — protein MVELTRGLEWPEVRHSEVGGELRRQRVWRIPWSGHGGAAPGVLIPRTGSEAVFPSDIAFGAPRIQNYDENKVEATRCTDIDSAEEHRLTASIQHVRYEQQLRRYHDRNVHERDFNVGDLVLRRIQSTIGTHKLSSPWEGPFVVSGIVVSGTYHLQRPDSTNVGNPCNMEHLRRFYL, from the exons ATGGTGGAGCTCACCAGAGGCTTGGAATGGCCGGAGGTGCGGCACAgcgaggtcggcggcgagctcaggcgTCAGAGGGTGTGGCGGATCCCGTGGAGCGGCCATGGGGGTGCAGCTCCCGGCGTCCTCATCCCGCGTACAG gttcTGAAGCAGTCTTTCCATCGGACATAGCTTTTGGTGCTCCGCGCATCCAGAACTATGACGAGAACAAAGTCGAAGCGACTCGATGCACGGACATCGACTCGGCAGAGGAGCACCGCCTGACGGCCTCCATCCAGCACGTGAGATatgagcagcagctccggcgctatcatgatcgcaacgtTCACGAGCGCGACTTCAACGTCGGCGACCTGGTTCTACGACGAATCCAGTCGACCATAGGCACTCACAAGCTGTCTTCCCCATGGGAAGGACCCTTTGTAGTCAGTGGGATAGTGGTTTCTGGAACCTACCACCTACAGAGGCCAGACAGTACAAATGTGGGCAACCCATGCAATATGGAACACCTGCGTCGCTTCTATCTGTAG